The following coding sequences lie in one Bacillus rossius redtenbacheri isolate Brsri chromosome 13, Brsri_v3, whole genome shotgun sequence genomic window:
- the LOC134538056 gene encoding uncharacterized protein LOC134538056 has protein sequence MRLTTDRLAVAALLLLSLVALLSAGPSTRNHELLTSLGLSRRRAPPSHHRKRLANESRGSRRGDDSHLVVIKLPPHPYYFSLHKPLRMSPNAVSKVPLSFRSNGKPAKVYHWNLPALGKMAARRRATSRLAGPRGGVTHMQMTSPWSGSTANEVHAKEKYSKPPVEPKSGRKDEDPVSYYGPRKKLTFQKYFPGNGKPHSFYVIEKSKKKVHRHRLLP, from the coding sequence GCTGGCGGTCGCGGCGCTGCTGCTGCTGTCGCTGGTGGCGCTCCTGTCGGCGGGGCCCAGCACCAGGAACCACGAGCTGCTGACGAGTCTAGGGCTGTCGCGCCGCCGCGCGCCGCCCAGCCACCACCGCAAGCGCCTGGCGAACGAGTCGCGCGGCAGCCGACGAGGCGACGACTCCCACCTGGTGGTCATCAAGCTTCCCCCCCACCCCTACTACTTCTCCCTCCACAAGCCGCTCAGGATGAGCCCCAACGCCGTCAGCAAGGTCCCGCTCAGCTTCCGCTCCAACGGCAAGCCCGCCAAGGTGTACCACTGGAACCTTCCGGCGCTCGGCAAGATGGCGGCGCGGCGCCGCGCCACCTCGCGACTTGCCGGCCCCCGCGGCGGCGTCACGCACATGCAGATGACGTCCCCGTGGTCCGGCTCGACGGCCAACGAGGTGCACGCCAAGGAGAAGTACAGCAAGCCGCCCGTCGAGCCCAAGTCCGGCCGTAAGGACGAGGATCCCGTGTCGTACTACGGCCCGCGCAAGAAGCTCACCTTCCAGAAGTACTTCCCGGGCAACGGCAAGCCGCACTCCTTCTACGTCATCGAGAAGAGCAAGAAGAAGGTGCACCGGCACAGGCTACTGCCGTGA